The following are encoded together in the Bradyrhizobium genosp. L genome:
- a CDS encoding 2-hydroxyacid dehydrogenase encodes MSVKKKPLVVVTRKLPDSIETRMRELFDARLNLDDTPMTTEQIAEAVKTADVLVPTVTDMIREDVINQPDCRLKMIANFGNGVDNIDVAAAHARGITVTNTPKVLTEDTADMTMALILAVPRRMIEGASILTEGKQHWAGWSPTWMLGHRIGGKRLGIIGMGRIGQAVARRARAFGLQIHYHNRRPVAPKIADELGATYWESLDQMLARMDIISVNCPHTPATYHLLSARRLKLIRKEAYIVNTARGEVIDEDTLIKLIEAGDVGGAGLDVYEHEPAVNPKLVRLAKAGKVTLLPHMGSATIEGRVEMGEKVIINIRTFLDAHKPPDRVLPSML; translated from the coding sequence ATGTCGGTAAAGAAAAAGCCTCTCGTCGTCGTCACCCGCAAGCTGCCGGACTCGATCGAGACCCGGATGCGCGAGCTGTTCGACGCCAGACTGAACCTCGACGACACGCCGATGACCACGGAGCAGATCGCCGAGGCGGTGAAGACCGCCGACGTGCTGGTGCCGACGGTCACCGACATGATCCGCGAGGACGTGATCAACCAGCCCGACTGCCGGCTGAAGATGATCGCCAATTTCGGCAATGGCGTCGACAATATCGACGTCGCGGCGGCGCACGCCCGCGGCATCACGGTGACCAACACCCCGAAGGTGCTGACCGAGGACACCGCCGACATGACCATGGCGCTGATCCTCGCGGTGCCCAGACGGATGATCGAGGGCGCCTCGATCCTGACCGAAGGCAAGCAGCATTGGGCCGGCTGGTCGCCGACCTGGATGCTCGGCCACCGCATCGGCGGCAAACGGCTCGGCATCATCGGCATGGGCCGGATCGGCCAGGCGGTGGCGCGCCGCGCCCGCGCCTTCGGCTTGCAAATCCACTATCACAACCGCCGCCCGGTGGCGCCCAAGATCGCCGACGAGCTCGGGGCGACCTATTGGGAAAGCCTCGACCAGATGCTGGCGCGGATGGACATCATCTCGGTGAACTGCCCGCACACGCCGGCGACCTATCATCTGCTTTCGGCGCGGCGGCTCAAGCTGATCCGCAAGGAGGCCTATATCGTCAACACCGCGCGCGGCGAGGTGATCGACGAGGACACGCTGATCAAGCTGATCGAAGCCGGCGATGTCGGCGGCGCCGGCCTCGACGTCTATGAGCACGAGCCGGCGGTGAACCCGAAGCTGGTGCGGCTCGCAAAAGCCGGCAAGGTGACGCTGCTGCCGCATATGGGCTCGGCTACCATCGAAGGCCGCGTCGAGATGGGCGAGAAGGTGATCATCAACATCAGAACCTTCCTCGACGCCCACAAGCCGCCGGACCGCGTGCTGCCGAGCATGTTGTGA
- the rpsO gene encoding 30S ribosomal protein S15, protein MSITAERKAEVIKTNANKAGDTGSPEVQVAILSERINNLTEHFKSHVKDNHSRRGLLKLVSTRRSLLDYIKRKDEARYKALLEKHNIRR, encoded by the coding sequence ATGTCGATTACCGCCGAACGCAAAGCGGAAGTCATCAAGACGAATGCCAACAAGGCCGGCGACACCGGCTCGCCCGAGGTTCAGGTCGCGATCCTGTCGGAACGCATCAACAACCTGACCGAGCACTTCAAGTCCCACGTCAAGGACAACCATTCCCGCCGTGGCCTGCTGAAGCTGGTGTCGACGCGCCGCTCCTTGCTTGACTACATCAAGCGCAAGGACGAGGCGCGCTACAAGGCGCTGCTCGAGAAGCACAACATCCGTCGTTGA
- a CDS encoding aldo/keto reductase, producing the protein MDTRKLGSTGPTVSAIGLGAMGMSDFYGPTDRSESISTIHAALDAGITLIDTGDFYGMGHNEMLIGEALKGGKRDQVQISVKFGALRDPNRGFLGYDSRPAAMKNFVAYSLQRLGTDHIDIYRPARLDPNVQIEDTVGAMADMIKLGWIRHIGLSEVGSDTIRRAHKVHPIADLQIEYSLISRGIESDILKTCRELGIGITAYGVLARGLISGHWSKDRGEAKDFRLLSPRFQAENIDANLALADRLRIIAAEVGASPAQVAIAWVAAQGDDIVPLVGARRRERLTEALGARDVKLSDAHLAALAKAFPPGAASGGRYPDEHLKHMDSEKPARAS; encoded by the coding sequence ATGGACACACGCAAGCTCGGTTCCACCGGCCCGACCGTTTCGGCCATCGGCCTCGGCGCCATGGGCATGTCCGACTTCTACGGTCCCACCGACCGCAGCGAGAGCATCAGTACCATCCATGCAGCGCTCGATGCCGGCATCACCTTGATCGATACCGGCGACTTCTACGGCATGGGCCACAACGAGATGCTGATCGGGGAAGCGCTGAAGGGAGGAAAACGCGACCAGGTGCAGATCAGCGTCAAGTTCGGCGCGCTGCGCGACCCCAACCGCGGCTTCCTCGGCTATGACAGCCGGCCGGCCGCGATGAAGAACTTCGTCGCCTATTCGCTGCAGCGGCTCGGCACCGACCATATCGACATCTACCGCCCGGCGCGGCTCGATCCCAACGTACAGATCGAGGACACGGTCGGCGCCATGGCCGACATGATCAAGTTAGGCTGGATCCGGCATATCGGGCTCTCAGAGGTCGGCTCGGACACGATCCGCCGTGCGCACAAGGTGCATCCGATCGCCGACCTCCAGATCGAATACTCACTGATCTCGCGCGGCATCGAGAGCGACATCCTGAAAACCTGCCGCGAGCTCGGCATCGGCATCACGGCATATGGCGTGCTGGCGCGCGGCCTGATCAGCGGCCATTGGTCGAAGGATCGTGGGGAAGCAAAGGATTTCCGCCTGCTGAGCCCGCGCTTCCAGGCTGAAAACATCGACGCCAATCTCGCGCTGGCAGATCGTCTCCGCATCATCGCCGCGGAGGTCGGTGCCTCGCCGGCGCAGGTCGCGATCGCCTGGGTCGCGGCGCAGGGCGACGACATCGTGCCGCTGGTCGGCGCACGGCGGCGCGAGCGGCTGACGGAGGCACTCGGCGCACGCGACGTAAAACTGAGCGACGCGCATCTCGCCGCATTGGCCAAGGCATTCCCGCCCGGCGCCGCCTCGGGCGGACGCTATCCGGACGAGCACTTGAAGCACATGGACAGCGAGAAGCCGGCAAGGGCTTCGTGA
- the irrA gene encoding iron response transcriptional regulator IrrA — protein sequence MSDEVPVSNDDAVHPAARGAGHPALTGCPWHDVNEMLQAAGLRPTRQRMALGWLLFGKGARHLTAEMLYEEATLAKVPVSLATVYNTLNQLTDAGLLRQVSVDGTKTYFDTNVSAHHHFYLEHNHELVDIHDTNMMLSKMPDVPEGFEISRVDMVVRLRKKR from the coding sequence ATGAGCGACGAAGTACCGGTTTCGAACGATGACGCCGTCCACCCGGCTGCCCGGGGTGCCGGACACCCGGCCCTGACCGGCTGCCCGTGGCATGACGTCAACGAGATGTTGCAGGCTGCCGGCCTGCGGCCGACCCGTCAGCGCATGGCGCTGGGCTGGCTGCTGTTCGGCAAGGGCGCCCGCCATCTGACCGCGGAAATGCTGTACGAGGAAGCCACGCTGGCCAAGGTTCCGGTGTCGCTCGCGACCGTCTACAACACCCTCAACCAGCTCACCGATGCAGGCCTGCTGCGCCAGGTCAGCGTCGACGGCACCAAGACCTATTTCGACACCAACGTGTCGGCCCATCACCACTTCTATCTCGAGCACAATCACGAGCTGGTCGACATCCACGACACTAACATGATGCTGTCGAAGATGCCCGACGTACCGGAGGGCTTCGAGATCTCCCGCGTCGACATGGTGGTGCGGCTGCGCAAGAAGCGCTGA
- a CDS encoding SH3 domain-containing protein, which yields MAFWRFGSLVALVGSMLSASIMPGHSAKDPSPTTSGLPIPRYVSLKSDHVNVRAGPTKDNDVAWVYTRSGLPVEITAEFENWRRVRDSEGAEGWVYHSLLSGRRTAVVTMKNKDDLASLYDRPDATSAIAARLQAGVVAQVRKCANNWCRVSGIGFDGWIEQQRLWGVYADEKVD from the coding sequence GTGGCGTTCTGGCGTTTCGGCTCGTTGGTGGCGCTGGTCGGGAGCATGCTGAGCGCATCGATCATGCCCGGGCATTCCGCCAAGGATCCCAGCCCGACCACCAGCGGACTGCCGATCCCGCGCTATGTCAGCCTGAAATCCGACCATGTGAACGTCCGGGCCGGTCCGACCAAGGACAACGACGTCGCCTGGGTCTACACCCGCTCCGGCCTGCCGGTGGAGATTACCGCCGAATTCGAGAACTGGCGGCGGGTCCGCGATTCCGAGGGCGCCGAGGGCTGGGTCTACCACTCCCTGTTGTCCGGTCGCCGCACCGCGGTCGTCACCATGAAGAACAAGGACGATCTCGCCTCGCTCTACGACCGCCCCGACGCCACCAGCGCCATCGCGGCGCGGCTGCAGGCCGGCGTGGTCGCGCAGGTCAGGAAATGCGCCAACAACTGGTGCCGGGTCTCAGGCATCGGGTTCGACGGCTGGATCGAGCAGCAGCGGCTGTGGGGCGTCTACGCCGACGAGAAGGTGGATTGA
- the fabA gene encoding bifunctional 3-hydroxydecanoyl-ACP dehydratase/trans-2-decenoyl-ACP isomerase yields MLDRRGGYEYEDLLACGRGELFGPGNAQLPLPPMLMFDRISQISETGGEFGKGLVRAELEVKPDLWFFGCHFKNDPVMPGCLGLDAMWQMVGFYLGWIGGEGRGRALGLGELKFSGQVLPHVRKVVYNIDIKRVMKSKLVLGIADGWLSMDDEIIYRAKDLKVGLFKQGTAPS; encoded by the coding sequence ATGCTGGATCGCCGCGGCGGTTATGAATACGAGGACCTGCTGGCTTGCGGCCGGGGAGAGCTGTTCGGCCCCGGCAATGCGCAATTGCCGCTGCCGCCGATGCTCATGTTCGATCGCATCAGCCAGATTTCCGAGACCGGCGGCGAGTTCGGCAAGGGCTTGGTGCGCGCCGAGCTGGAAGTGAAGCCGGATCTCTGGTTCTTCGGCTGCCATTTCAAGAACGACCCGGTGATGCCGGGCTGCCTCGGCCTCGACGCCATGTGGCAAATGGTCGGCTTTTATCTCGGCTGGATCGGTGGCGAAGGTCGCGGCCGCGCGCTCGGGCTCGGTGAGCTGAAGTTCTCGGGCCAGGTGCTGCCGCACGTGCGCAAGGTTGTGTACAACATCGACATCAAGCGCGTGATGAAGTCAAAGCTCGTGCTTGGAATCGCCGACGGGTGGCTTTCCATGGACGACGAGATTATTTATCGCGCCAAGGACTTGAAGGTCGGGTTGTTCAAGCAGGGCACGGCGCCGTCCTGA
- a CDS encoding LysR family transcriptional regulator, whose protein sequence is MQDFDLRDLDAFVAVARTRNFRRAALESRVSVSSLSQRLRDMEERLGVRLMNRTTRSVALTEAGELLLARVAPAIDDVGDALNQVRGLRAEPSGRLRINAPPPAIDLVLAPMIGPFLAKYPQVDLEIVAESAFVDIVAQGFDAGVRYGEHLAQDMIAVSLGAPQRYAIVASRDYVAKHGRPMHPKDLLKHACIRTRFGSGAIFDWEFEKNGRVVKVSPPAKLIATYLGLALRAAHDGVGYWATFEGYVRYGVKSGALVSVLDDWCPPFDGPFLYYPSRRQPPPALAAFVAFVADWRKQAGRKREDKVSPRRRPGESRDP, encoded by the coding sequence ATGCAGGATTTCGATCTCCGCGACCTCGATGCCTTCGTGGCGGTGGCGCGCACGCGCAATTTCCGGCGTGCGGCGCTGGAGAGCCGCGTCTCGGTCTCGAGCCTCAGCCAGCGCCTGCGCGACATGGAGGAGCGGCTCGGCGTCCGCCTGATGAACCGCACCACCCGTAGCGTCGCGTTGACCGAAGCCGGCGAACTCTTGCTCGCCCGCGTCGCGCCTGCAATCGACGATGTCGGCGATGCGCTCAACCAGGTGCGCGGCTTGCGCGCCGAGCCGTCCGGCCGGCTCCGCATCAACGCGCCGCCGCCGGCGATCGATCTCGTGCTGGCGCCGATGATCGGGCCGTTTCTCGCCAAATACCCGCAGGTCGATCTCGAGATCGTCGCCGAAAGCGCGTTCGTCGACATCGTCGCTCAAGGGTTCGACGCCGGTGTCCGCTACGGCGAGCACCTGGCGCAGGACATGATCGCGGTGTCGCTCGGGGCGCCGCAGCGCTACGCGATCGTGGCCTCGCGCGACTATGTCGCCAAACATGGCCGGCCGATGCACCCGAAGGATCTGCTGAAGCACGCCTGCATCCGCACCCGTTTCGGCAGTGGCGCGATCTTCGATTGGGAGTTCGAGAAGAACGGCCGCGTGGTCAAGGTCTCGCCGCCGGCCAAGCTGATCGCGACCTATCTCGGCCTCGCCTTGCGCGCGGCTCACGACGGTGTCGGCTATTGGGCAACGTTCGAAGGCTATGTCCGCTACGGCGTGAAATCCGGCGCGCTGGTCAGCGTGTTGGACGACTGGTGCCCGCCGTTCGACGGGCCGTTCCTCTATTACCCGAGCCGCCGCCAGCCGCCGCCCGCGCTCGCCGCCTTCGTGGCGTTCGTCGCCGACTGGCGCAAGCAGGCGGGACGGAAAAGGGAAGACAAGGTCTCTCCACGTCGTCGTCCCGGCGAAAGCCGGGACCCATAA
- the fabV gene encoding enoyl-ACP reductase FabV, translating to MIIEPRVRGFICTTAHPVGCATNVREQIAYVLKQGPVADCPKRVAVLGCSTGYGLASRIVATFAGGADTIGVSLEREPTATRTASAGWYNNRAFEIEAQKIGRAPVTLEGDAFSDELKTTFIERVREKFGQLDLLVYSMAAPVRTDPVTGKTHRSVIKPLGAPVEIKTLDTETGEVFQTTLEPASEDQTAATVAVMGGEDWQRWIDQLADAGVLAPGFRTLNYTYIGSELTWPIYWNGTLGRAKVDLDRKAEAIRSRLGPEAARVVALKAVVTQASSAIPAVPLYGTMLFKVMKELGLHEGCIEQIDRLFRTRLGKDVALDDEQRIRMDDWELSPEVQTEMLRRWPLLTTETLAEFADLDEHKSQFLRLFGFGIDGVDYTQDIDPRVVPG from the coding sequence ATGATTATCGAACCGCGCGTGCGAGGCTTCATCTGCACGACGGCACACCCGGTCGGTTGCGCCACCAATGTCCGCGAACAGATCGCCTACGTTCTCAAGCAGGGCCCCGTCGCCGACTGCCCGAAGCGCGTCGCCGTGTTGGGCTGCTCGACCGGTTACGGGCTCGCGAGCCGCATCGTCGCGACCTTCGCCGGTGGGGCGGATACGATCGGCGTCTCGCTGGAGCGCGAGCCCACGGCGACCAGGACGGCGAGCGCCGGCTGGTACAACAATCGCGCCTTCGAGATCGAGGCGCAAAAGATCGGACGCGCGCCAGTTACGCTGGAAGGCGACGCCTTCTCCGACGAGCTGAAGACGACCTTCATCGAGCGCGTGCGCGAGAAATTCGGGCAGCTCGACCTGCTGGTCTACAGCATGGCGGCTCCGGTCCGCACCGATCCGGTCACCGGCAAGACCCATCGCTCGGTCATCAAGCCGCTGGGCGCCCCCGTCGAGATCAAGACGCTCGATACCGAAACCGGCGAGGTCTTCCAGACGACGCTGGAGCCGGCGAGCGAGGATCAAACTGCGGCTACGGTCGCGGTGATGGGCGGTGAGGACTGGCAGCGCTGGATCGACCAGCTTGCGGACGCCGGCGTGCTGGCGCCTGGCTTCCGGACGCTCAACTACACCTATATCGGCAGCGAGCTGACCTGGCCGATCTACTGGAACGGCACGCTCGGGCGCGCCAAGGTCGATCTCGACCGCAAGGCGGAAGCGATCCGCAGTCGGCTCGGCCCCGAAGCTGCCCGTGTCGTGGCGCTGAAGGCCGTGGTCACCCAGGCAAGCTCGGCGATCCCCGCGGTGCCGCTCTACGGCACCATGCTTTTCAAGGTGATGAAGGAGCTCGGCCTGCATGAGGGCTGCATCGAGCAGATCGATCGCCTGTTCCGGACTCGTCTCGGCAAGGATGTCGCGCTCGACGACGAACAGCGCATCAGGATGGACGACTGGGAGCTTTCGCCTGAAGTCCAGACCGAGATGTTGCGGCGGTGGCCACTGCTGACCACCGAAACGCTCGCCGAGTTCGCGGACCTGGACGAGCACAAGAGCCAGTTCCTCCGCCTGTTCGGCTTCGGCATCGACGGCGTCGACTACACGCAGGACATCGATCCGCGCGTTGTTCCGGGTTAA
- the fabB gene encoding beta-ketoacyl-ACP synthase I — MRRVVITGMGIVSSIGNNTQEVLASLYEAKSGISRAEKAAELGFRSQVHGAPTLNPSELIDRRAMRFLAEGAAWNHVAMEQAIRDSGLEENEVSNIRTGIIMGSGGPSTRTLVEAADIARAKGPKRVGPFAVPKGMSSTASATLATWFKIKGVNYSISSACATSNHCIGNAYETIQIGKQDIIFAGGCEELDWTLSVLFDAMGAMSSKYNDTPSTASRPYDISRDGFVIAGGAGVVVLEELEHAKARGARIYGEIVGYGATSDGYDMVAPSGEGAERCMRMAIETVKTPIDYINPHATSTPAGDPPEIEAIRRVFGTGEKCPPISATKALTGHSLGATGVQEAIYSLLMLNNGFVCESAHITELDPAFADMPIVRKRIDNAKLGTVLSNSFGFGGTNATLVFKRLDA; from the coding sequence ATGAGGCGGGTTGTCATCACGGGGATGGGCATCGTCTCGTCCATCGGTAACAACACCCAGGAAGTGCTTGCGAGCCTCTACGAGGCGAAGTCCGGCATTTCGCGTGCGGAGAAGGCCGCCGAGCTTGGCTTTCGCTCGCAGGTGCACGGCGCGCCGACGCTCAATCCTTCCGAATTGATCGATCGCCGCGCGATGCGCTTTCTCGCCGAAGGCGCGGCCTGGAATCACGTCGCGATGGAACAGGCGATCCGCGACTCCGGGCTCGAGGAGAACGAAGTCTCCAACATCCGCACCGGCATCATCATGGGATCCGGCGGGCCGTCGACGCGGACGCTGGTGGAAGCCGCCGACATCGCGCGCGCCAAGGGCCCGAAGCGCGTCGGTCCGTTCGCGGTGCCGAAGGGCATGTCCTCGACCGCGTCGGCGACGCTCGCCACCTGGTTCAAGATCAAGGGCGTCAACTACTCGATCTCGTCGGCCTGCGCGACGTCGAACCATTGCATCGGCAATGCCTATGAGACGATCCAGATCGGCAAGCAGGACATCATCTTCGCCGGCGGTTGCGAGGAACTCGACTGGACGCTGTCGGTGTTGTTCGACGCCATGGGCGCGATGTCCTCGAAATACAACGATACGCCGTCGACCGCCTCGCGTCCCTACGACATCAGCCGCGACGGCTTCGTGATCGCCGGCGGCGCCGGCGTCGTGGTGCTGGAAGAGCTCGAGCACGCCAAGGCGCGCGGCGCACGGATTTACGGCGAGATCGTCGGTTACGGCGCAACCTCCGACGGTTACGACATGGTCGCGCCGTCAGGCGAGGGCGCCGAGCGCTGCATGCGCATGGCGATCGAGACGGTGAAAACGCCGATCGACTACATCAATCCGCACGCCACCTCGACGCCGGCCGGCGACCCGCCGGAGATCGAGGCGATCCGCAGGGTGTTCGGCACCGGCGAGAAGTGCCCGCCGATCTCGGCGACCAAGGCGCTGACCGGTCATTCGCTCGGCGCCACCGGCGTGCAGGAGGCGATCTATTCGCTCCTGATGCTCAACAACGGCTTCGTCTGCGAGAGCGCGCATATCACCGAGCTCGATCCTGCCTTCGCCGACATGCCGATCGTGCGCAAGCGCATCGACAACGCCAAGCTCGGCACCGTGCTGTCGAATTCGTTCGGTTTCGGCGGCACCAACGCCACGCTGGTGTTCAAGCGGCTCGATGCGTGA
- the pnp gene encoding polyribonucleotide nucleotidyltransferase, whose protein sequence is MFNTHSVEIDWGGRPLKLETGKIARQADGAVMATYGETVVLATVVAAKAPREGVDFLPLTVDYQEKTYAAGRIPGGYFKREGRPTEKETLVSRLIDRPIRPLFVDGWRNETQVIVTVLSHDMENDPDIVALVASSAALTLSGAPFKGPIGAARVGFANDEFILNPTLDEMTETQLDLVVAGTADAVLMVESEAKELNEDVMLGAVMFGHRHFQPVIKAIIELAEKAAKEPREVTTIDNSEIEKEMLGIAEQDLRKAYAIPVKQERYAAVGAVKEKVLAHFFPEGQEPKYDKLRVAGVFKELEAKIVRWNILDTGKRIDGRDVKTVRNILAEVGVLPRAHGSALFTRGETQAMVVTTLGTGEDEQYIDALSGTYKETFLLHYNFPPYSVGETGRLGGTKRREIGHGKLAWRAIHPVLPPHHEFPYTVRVVSEVTESNGSSSMASVCGASLSLMDAGVPLKRPTAGIAMGLILEDKRFAVLSDILGDEDHLGDMDFKVAGTEQGITSLQMDIKIEGITEEIMKVALGQAKEGRIHILGEMSKALTAARAELGEYAPRIETFKIATDKIREVIGTGGKVIREIVEKTGAKVNIEDDGTVKVASNDGEAMKAAIKWIKSIASDPEIGQIYEGTVVKVMEFGAFVNFFGAKDGLVHISQLAASRVQKTSDVVKEGDKVKVKLLGFDDRGKTRLSMKAVDQATGEDLEAKQKTEAPAPREAAGE, encoded by the coding sequence ATGTTCAATACGCATTCCGTCGAGATCGACTGGGGTGGACGTCCCCTCAAACTTGAGACCGGCAAGATCGCCCGCCAGGCCGACGGCGCCGTGATGGCGACCTATGGCGAGACCGTGGTGCTCGCCACCGTCGTCGCGGCGAAGGCGCCGCGCGAGGGCGTCGACTTCCTGCCGCTCACGGTCGACTACCAGGAGAAGACCTACGCCGCGGGCCGCATCCCCGGCGGCTATTTCAAGCGCGAGGGCCGTCCGACCGAGAAGGAGACGCTGGTCTCCCGCCTGATCGACCGTCCGATCCGTCCGCTGTTCGTCGACGGCTGGCGCAACGAGACCCAGGTGATCGTCACCGTGCTCTCGCACGACATGGAGAACGATCCGGATATCGTGGCGCTGGTGGCCTCCTCCGCCGCGCTGACGTTGTCGGGCGCGCCCTTCAAGGGCCCGATCGGTGCCGCCCGCGTCGGTTTCGCCAATGACGAGTTCATCCTCAATCCGACGCTGGACGAGATGACCGAGACCCAGCTCGACCTGGTCGTCGCCGGCACCGCCGACGCCGTGCTGATGGTCGAATCGGAAGCCAAGGAGCTCAACGAGGACGTGATGCTCGGCGCGGTCATGTTCGGCCATCGCCACTTCCAGCCGGTGATCAAGGCGATCATCGAGCTCGCCGAGAAGGCCGCCAAGGAGCCGCGCGAGGTCACCACGATCGACAATTCGGAGATCGAAAAGGAGATGCTCGGCATCGCCGAGCAGGATCTCCGCAAGGCCTATGCGATCCCGGTCAAGCAGGAGCGCTATGCCGCGGTCGGCGCCGTCAAGGAAAAGGTGCTGGCGCACTTCTTCCCGGAAGGCCAGGAGCCGAAATACGACAAGCTGCGCGTCGCCGGCGTGTTCAAGGAGCTGGAAGCCAAGATCGTTCGCTGGAACATCCTCGACACCGGCAAGCGCATCGACGGCCGCGACGTCAAGACCGTGCGCAACATCCTCGCCGAGGTCGGCGTGCTGCCGCGCGCCCACGGCTCGGCGCTGTTCACCCGCGGTGAGACCCAGGCGATGGTCGTGACCACGCTCGGCACCGGCGAGGACGAGCAGTACATCGACGCGCTGTCGGGGACGTACAAGGAAACGTTCCTGCTGCACTACAACTTCCCGCCCTACTCGGTCGGTGAGACGGGCCGCCTCGGCGGCACCAAGCGCCGCGAGATCGGCCACGGCAAGCTCGCCTGGCGTGCGATCCATCCGGTGCTGCCGCCGCATCACGAATTCCCCTACACCGTGCGCGTCGTTTCCGAGGTCACCGAGTCGAACGGCTCGTCCTCGATGGCGTCGGTGTGCGGCGCCTCGCTGTCGCTGATGGACGCCGGCGTGCCGCTGAAGCGGCCGACCGCGGGTATCGCGATGGGCCTGATCCTCGAGGACAAGCGCTTCGCGGTGCTCTCGGACATCCTCGGCGACGAGGATCATCTCGGCGACATGGACTTCAAGGTCGCCGGCACCGAGCAGGGCATCACCTCGCTGCAGATGGACATCAAGATCGAGGGCATCACCGAGGAGATCATGAAGGTTGCGCTTGGCCAGGCCAAGGAAGGGCGCATCCACATCCTCGGCGAGATGTCCAAGGCCCTGACCGCGGCCCGCGCCGAGCTCGGCGAATATGCGCCGCGCATCGAGACCTTCAAGATTGCCACCGACAAGATCCGCGAAGTGATCGGCACCGGCGGCAAGGTGATCCGCGAGATCGTCGAGAAGACCGGCGCCAAGGTCAACATCGAGGACGACGGCACCGTGAAGGTCGCCTCCAACGACGGCGAGGCGATGAAGGCCGCGATCAAGTGGATCAAGTCGATCGCCTCCGATCCGGAGATCGGCCAGATCTATGAGGGCACCGTCGTCAAGGTGATGGAGTTCGGCGCTTTCGTGAACTTCTTCGGCGCCAAGGACGGCCTCGTCCACATCAGCCAGCTCGCGGCCAGCCGCGTGCAGAAGACCTCCGACGTCGTCAAGGAAGGCGACAAGGTCAAAGTCAAGCTGCTCGGCTTCGACGACCGCGGCAAGACCCGGCTGTCGATGAAGGCGGTCGATCAGGCCACCGGCGAGGATCTCGAGGCCAAGCAGAAGACCGAGGCCCCGGCGCCGCGCGAAGCCGCCGGCGAGTAG